A DNA window from Bradyrhizobium barranii subsp. barranii contains the following coding sequences:
- a CDS encoding LacI family DNA-binding transcriptional regulator — translation MTDPAKPTYDDVVRIPAPPGRASASGRPPRIEEVAERAGVAPITVSRVLRHPEKVNRETRERILEVIEATGYASNPHARALRSGRSNVVMAFVSNILSQQFGLAVRSFAAALEPEGFEVLVGQTSYSYAKEVAMIQSLRGIRPAAVMFTGVIELEENRAALLELGIPVIETWAFPRDPIDMLVGLPNADAGAMAARRLAEAGHRRVAFIGRGSGRGALRRDGFQNAAAQLGLEIVHEIGVGEITGLADGRAAFTALLERGGDVDAVFCANDLLATGALIEARARGLSVPRDLALLGFGDNDVADQITPGLTTISFDAAAVGRIAGELLLARLSGTPRAEQRLAVELFLVERGSV, via the coding sequence ATGACCGATCCGGCAAAGCCGACCTATGACGACGTTGTGCGCATTCCAGCGCCGCCCGGCCGCGCCAGCGCGAGCGGGCGGCCGCCGCGCATCGAGGAAGTCGCGGAGCGCGCCGGCGTCGCGCCGATCACGGTGTCGCGGGTGCTACGCCACCCCGAGAAGGTCAATCGCGAGACTCGCGAACGCATCCTCGAAGTGATCGAGGCGACCGGCTACGCCTCCAATCCGCATGCGCGCGCGCTGCGCTCGGGGCGCTCGAACGTGGTGATGGCCTTCGTCTCGAACATCCTCAGCCAGCAGTTCGGCCTAGCGGTGCGCAGCTTCGCCGCCGCGCTGGAGCCGGAAGGCTTCGAGGTGCTGGTCGGCCAGACCTCCTACTCCTATGCCAAGGAAGTCGCGATGATCCAGTCGCTGCGCGGCATCCGCCCCGCAGCGGTGATGTTCACCGGCGTGATCGAGCTCGAGGAGAATCGTGCCGCGCTGCTCGAGCTCGGCATTCCCGTGATCGAGACCTGGGCGTTTCCGCGCGACCCCATCGACATGCTGGTCGGCCTGCCCAATGCGGATGCCGGCGCGATGGCGGCGCGCAGGCTGGCTGAAGCTGGACATCGCCGCGTCGCCTTCATCGGACGCGGCAGCGGCCGTGGCGCACTCCGCCGCGACGGATTTCAGAACGCAGCGGCACAGCTGGGCCTCGAGATCGTCCACGAGATCGGCGTCGGTGAGATCACGGGACTGGCCGACGGCCGCGCCGCCTTCACCGCCCTGCTCGAACGCGGCGGCGACGTCGATGCGGTGTTCTGCGCCAACGATCTGCTTGCGACCGGCGCGCTGATCGAGGCCCGCGCCCGCGGCCTCTCGGTGCCGCGCGATCTGGCGCTGCTCGGCTTCGGCGACAACGACGTCGCCGATCAGATCACGCCCGGTCTCACCACCATCTCGTTCGATGCGGCGGCTGTGGGACGGATCGCGGGCGAACTGCTGCTGGCGCGGCTATCAGGCACGCCACGCGCCGAACAGCGGCTCGCCGTCGAACTGTTCCTGGTCGAGCGCGGCAGCGTTTGA
- a CDS encoding metallophosphoesterase family protein — protein sequence MSEFRLTQISDTHLGRRFPGLIANFDRVSEHIDADRPDLVVNTGDVSFDGPTSRDDVEFAKSRHDALPVACRYLPGNHDIGDNPTASGPAPKPPVEEKHRQQFRDIIGEDHWSFEAAGWHFIGLNSLVMNSGLAFEAEQFDWLSREMARINGRPIALFVHKPMFLNLPDDPETPETSIRYVPQPARARLIEMFSTVDLRLIASGHVHQRRDFTYRHTRHVWAPSAGFRINDARQDRIAIKEVGLVEYRFRPSSLEVRHVRAAGQVDVDIEELLAQMGGEH from the coding sequence ATGTCCGAATTTCGCCTCACGCAGATTTCCGACACCCATCTCGGCCGGCGCTTCCCCGGCCTGATCGCCAACTTCGATCGCGTCAGCGAACACATCGACGCTGATAGGCCCGACCTCGTCGTCAACACCGGCGACGTCTCCTTCGACGGGCCGACAAGTCGCGACGATGTCGAATTCGCCAAGAGCCGGCACGACGCCCTGCCCGTCGCCTGCCGCTACCTCCCCGGTAATCACGACATCGGCGACAATCCAACCGCGAGCGGGCCTGCGCCCAAGCCGCCGGTCGAGGAAAAGCACCGCCAACAATTCCGCGACATCATCGGCGAAGACCATTGGTCGTTCGAAGCGGCCGGCTGGCACTTCATCGGCCTCAACTCGCTGGTGATGAATTCCGGGCTCGCCTTCGAGGCTGAGCAGTTCGACTGGTTGTCCCGGGAAATGGCGCGCATCAACGGCAGGCCGATCGCGCTGTTCGTGCACAAGCCGATGTTTCTCAACCTGCCCGACGACCCCGAGACGCCGGAGACCTCGATCCGCTACGTGCCGCAGCCGGCACGCGCGCGCCTGATCGAGATGTTCTCGACAGTGGACCTGCGCCTCATCGCCAGCGGGCACGTGCACCAGCGGCGCGACTTCACCTACCGCCACACCCGCCACGTCTGGGCGCCGTCGGCCGGCTTCAGGATCAACGACGCGCGCCAGGACCGCATCGCGATCAAGGAAGTCGGGCTCGTCGAATACCGCTTCCGTCCGAGCAGTCTTGAAGTTCGTCATGTCAGGGCCGCGGGCCAGGTCGATGTCGATATCGAGGAGCTGCTCGCCCAGATGGGCGGCGAGCACTAG
- the guaB gene encoding IMP dehydrogenase, with protein sequence MATVQLQGIREAFTFDDVLLKPGLSDVMPGEVDIRSRVTRAIPLNIPIMASAMDTVTEARMAIAMAQAGGLGVIHRNFDPEGQAAQVRQVKRYESGMVVNPLTISPEATLDDALKLMSDHGISGIPVVTGASKNTPGKLVGILTNRDVRFATDRRQKVSELMTHDGLVTVRENVSQDEARRMLHQHRIEKLLVVDEQYRCVGLITVKDMEKAVAHPLACKDAQGRLRVAAATTVGDTGFERTERLIDAGVDLVVVDTAHGHSRHVLHAVNRIKRLSNSVQVVAGNVATTEGAQALIDAGADCIKVGIGPGSICTTRIVAGVGVPQLTAIMDAVEAAKKSDIPVIADGGIKFSGDLAKALAAGADIAMVGSLLAGTDETPGEVFLWQGRSYKAYRGMGSVGAMARGSADRYFQQDIKDTLKLVPEGIEGQVPYKGPVGNVMHQLAGGLRAAMGYVGAKDMKDLHDKAQFVRITGAGLRESHVHDVTITRESPNYPGAG encoded by the coding sequence ATGGCCACGGTGCAACTTCAAGGCATTCGCGAAGCCTTTACGTTCGACGACGTGCTGTTGAAGCCGGGCCTGTCGGACGTCATGCCGGGCGAAGTCGACATCCGCTCCCGCGTCACCCGCGCCATTCCGCTCAACATCCCGATCATGGCGTCCGCCATGGACACGGTCACCGAAGCCCGCATGGCGATCGCCATGGCGCAGGCCGGTGGCCTCGGCGTCATCCACCGCAATTTCGATCCCGAGGGGCAGGCCGCCCAGGTCCGGCAGGTCAAGCGCTACGAGTCGGGCATGGTGGTGAACCCGCTCACCATCAGCCCCGAGGCCACGCTCGACGATGCGCTCAAGCTGATGAGCGACCACGGCATCTCCGGCATTCCCGTCGTCACCGGTGCGAGCAAGAATACGCCCGGCAAGCTGGTCGGCATCCTCACCAACCGCGACGTGCGGTTTGCCACCGACCGCCGGCAGAAAGTCTCCGAGCTGATGACGCATGACGGGCTCGTCACCGTGCGCGAGAATGTCAGCCAGGACGAAGCGCGGCGGATGCTGCACCAGCATCGCATCGAGAAGCTGCTCGTGGTCGACGAGCAATATCGCTGCGTCGGCCTGATCACCGTGAAGGACATGGAGAAGGCGGTCGCTCATCCGCTCGCCTGCAAGGACGCGCAGGGTCGCCTGCGCGTCGCCGCCGCCACCACCGTCGGCGACACCGGCTTCGAGCGCACCGAGCGGCTGATCGATGCCGGCGTCGACCTCGTCGTCGTCGACACCGCGCACGGCCACTCCCGCCACGTGCTGCATGCGGTCAACCGCATCAAGCGTCTGTCCAACTCCGTCCAGGTCGTTGCCGGCAACGTCGCCACCACCGAGGGCGCGCAGGCGCTGATCGATGCGGGCGCGGACTGCATCAAGGTCGGCATCGGCCCGGGCTCGATCTGCACCACGCGCATCGTCGCCGGCGTCGGCGTTCCCCAGCTCACCGCGATCATGGATGCGGTCGAGGCTGCAAAGAAGTCCGACATTCCCGTCATTGCCGACGGCGGCATCAAGTTCTCCGGCGACCTTGCGAAAGCGCTCGCCGCCGGCGCCGACATCGCCATGGTTGGCTCGCTGCTCGCCGGCACCGACGAGACCCCCGGCGAAGTGTTCTTGTGGCAGGGCCGTTCCTACAAGGCCTATCGCGGCATGGGCTCGGTCGGCGCGATGGCGCGCGGTTCGGCCGACCGCTATTTCCAGCAGGACATCAAGGACACGCTCAAGCTCGTGCCTGAAGGCATCGAGGGCCAGGTGCCCTACAAGGGTCCGGTCGGCAACGTCATGCACCAGCTCGCCGGCGGCTTGCGCGCCGCGATGGGCTATGTCGGCGCAAAGGACATGAAGGACCTGCACGACAAGGCCCAGTTCGTCCGCATCACCGGCGCGGGCCTGCGCGAAAGCCACGTCCACGACGTCACGATCACGCGCGAGAGCCCGAACTATCCGGGCGCGGGTTAG
- a CDS encoding NADP-dependent oxidoreductase: MSQAKRIVLAARPVGEPKPSDFRIEEFAIPAPGAGEVLLRTIWLSLDPYMRGRMSDGPSYAAPVPVGGVMEGEAVSEVAASNNPDFAKGDIVRARTGWQSHAISNGKALIKVDPKLGPISTSIGVLGMPGMTAYTGLLEIGKPQEGETVVVAGASGAVGSAVGQIAKIKGARVVGIAGGKDKCDYVVKELGFDECLDHREIDFAAKLKFACPKGIDVYFENVGGAVFEAVFPLLNPFARVPVCGLIAHYNDTEAKPPKWAASMMRATLTKRLTFRGFIVSDFANRHGDFLRDMSGWVRDGKVKYKEFVTEGLDSAPGAFMGLLKGANFGKQLVRVGQDKA; encoded by the coding sequence ATGTCCCAAGCAAAACGCATCGTTCTCGCCGCGCGTCCCGTCGGCGAGCCAAAGCCGTCCGATTTCCGTATCGAGGAATTCGCGATTCCGGCGCCCGGTGCAGGTGAAGTCCTGCTGCGCACGATCTGGCTTTCGCTCGATCCCTATATGCGCGGGCGCATGAGTGACGGTCCGTCCTACGCAGCACCTGTGCCGGTCGGCGGCGTGATGGAGGGCGAGGCGGTCAGCGAGGTCGCGGCCTCCAACAATCCTGATTTCGCCAAGGGCGACATCGTGCGAGCCCGTACCGGATGGCAGTCGCACGCAATCTCCAACGGCAAGGCCTTGATCAAGGTCGATCCGAAGCTCGGTCCAATCTCGACCTCCATCGGCGTGCTCGGCATGCCCGGCATGACCGCCTATACGGGCCTGCTCGAAATCGGCAAGCCGCAGGAAGGCGAGACCGTCGTCGTCGCCGGTGCCTCCGGTGCGGTCGGCTCGGCCGTCGGCCAGATCGCGAAGATCAAGGGCGCGCGCGTGGTCGGCATCGCCGGCGGCAAGGACAAGTGCGACTACGTGGTGAAAGAGCTCGGCTTTGACGAGTGTCTCGATCATCGTGAAATCGATTTCGCCGCGAAGCTGAAGTTTGCCTGCCCGAAAGGCATCGACGTCTATTTCGAGAATGTCGGCGGCGCCGTGTTCGAGGCGGTGTTCCCGCTGCTCAATCCGTTCGCGCGCGTGCCGGTCTGCGGCCTGATCGCCCATTACAACGACACCGAGGCCAAGCCGCCGAAATGGGCGGCCAGCATGATGCGCGCAACGCTGACCAAGCGGCTCACCTTCCGCGGCTTCATCGTCTCCGACTTCGCCAACCGCCATGGCGACTTCCTGCGCGACATGTCCGGCTGGGTCCGTGACGGCAAGGTCAAGTACAAGGAGTTCGTCACCGAGGGCCTGGACAGCGCACCCGGCGCCTTCATGGGGCTCCTGAAGGGCGCCAATTTCGGCAAGCAGCTGGTGCGGGTCGGGCAAGATAAGGCGTAA
- a CDS encoding transporter substrate-binding domain-containing protein yields the protein MRQLKSLFAIAATALAVLAAPTLAQADKLQDVLGAGKLRVGLLTDAAPWGFKDDQGEIAGLDADLARLIAADMGVKLELVPVTGAARIPSLLSDKIDILIAGLGATPERAQQVMFSQPYAVVNLGVYGAKAIPAATGKKPDNLDGRSVAVAKGSTLDVWLTDNAPKVKLVRFEDTPAALAAFLAGQADTFAENSAIALKVQDQNPTKEVELKFLIRQSPAHVGVRQGEQNLLNWINTDIFFNKLNGKLGALQLKWFKEEQTLPTL from the coding sequence ATGAGACAACTGAAGTCCCTCTTTGCGATTGCAGCCACCGCGCTCGCCGTGCTCGCTGCCCCCACCCTCGCACAGGCCGACAAGCTCCAGGACGTGCTCGGCGCGGGCAAGCTGCGCGTCGGCCTCCTGACCGATGCCGCGCCGTGGGGCTTCAAGGACGACCAGGGCGAGATCGCGGGCTTGGACGCTGATCTCGCGCGGCTGATCGCCGCCGACATGGGCGTGAAGCTCGAGCTCGTGCCGGTGACGGGCGCAGCGCGCATCCCGAGCCTGCTCTCGGACAAGATCGATATCCTGATCGCGGGCCTCGGCGCGACGCCCGAGCGCGCCCAGCAGGTGATGTTCTCGCAGCCCTATGCGGTGGTGAATCTCGGCGTCTATGGCGCCAAGGCAATTCCGGCCGCGACCGGCAAGAAGCCCGACAATCTCGATGGCCGCAGCGTTGCGGTGGCCAAGGGCTCGACGCTCGACGTCTGGCTCACCGACAACGCGCCGAAGGTGAAGCTGGTGCGCTTCGAGGACACGCCGGCCGCGCTCGCCGCGTTTCTCGCAGGACAAGCCGACACCTTTGCCGAGAACAGTGCCATCGCGTTGAAGGTTCAGGACCAGAACCCGACCAAGGAGGTCGAGCTGAAATTCCTGATCCGCCAGTCGCCAGCCCATGTCGGCGTGCGCCAGGGCGAGCAGAACTTGCTCAACTGGATCAACACCGACATCTTCTTCAACAAGCTCAACGGCAAGCTCGGCGCACTTCAGCTGAAATGGTTCAAGGAAGAGCAGACGCTGCCGACGCTGTGA
- a CDS encoding alanine racemase, with translation MQFLSRWESQRLSTTTRGIPLVDGLPIEEIAGQDWQPSRGDLALPALTLDGAAFAANRDLFLRWCKSAGVAVAPHAKTPMSPELARSLREAGAWGTTVANIQQAAVLLASGERRLLLANEIGGLAAGRRLGALLGAYPDVEFHAFADSQAAVAALAEAARIADRRELSVLVELGAGRAGARDRAAVEATIAAVLAADGLLLGGVATYEGAVATPDADETMRAIAALMERTIEAFALVRHAAPGRPLIISAGGSAYFDVVDGARHSAAEGFRPALTLWAEVLSRPEAGLAIAGFGMRDASFDQGLPVPLRVFRDSVAQQGLAETLSVTRLNDQHAFLSVAPDGTLAVGDIIAFGISHPCTCLDRWRVILGLDADGVVTRALPTQFG, from the coding sequence ATGCAGTTCTTGTCCCGGTGGGAGAGCCAACGTCTTTCAACGACCACGCGGGGCATTCCCTTGGTCGATGGCCTGCCGATCGAGGAGATCGCCGGCCAGGATTGGCAGCCCTCCCGCGGCGATCTCGCTTTGCCCGCCCTCACCCTCGATGGAGCCGCCTTCGCGGCCAATCGCGACCTCTTCCTGCGCTGGTGCAAGAGCGCCGGCGTTGCCGTTGCGCCCCACGCCAAGACGCCGATGTCGCCGGAGCTCGCGCGATCGCTGCGCGAGGCCGGGGCCTGGGGCACGACGGTTGCCAACATCCAGCAGGCCGCCGTGCTGCTCGCGAGCGGCGAGCGGCGCCTGCTGCTGGCCAACGAAATCGGCGGCCTCGCGGCCGGCCGGCGGCTCGGCGCGTTGCTCGGCGCCTATCCCGACGTCGAATTTCACGCCTTCGCGGATTCACAGGCGGCGGTCGCAGCACTGGCGGAAGCGGCGCGGATTGCGGACCGCCGCGAATTGTCCGTGCTGGTCGAGCTCGGTGCGGGCCGCGCCGGCGCGCGAGATCGCGCCGCGGTCGAAGCGACGATCGCGGCCGTGCTCGCGGCCGACGGCCTCCTGCTCGGCGGTGTCGCCACTTACGAAGGCGCGGTCGCAACGCCCGATGCCGACGAGACGATGCGCGCGATCGCGGCGCTGATGGAGCGCACCATCGAGGCCTTCGCGCTGGTACGTCATGCTGCTCCGGGCCGGCCGCTGATCATCAGCGCCGGCGGCTCGGCCTATTTCGACGTCGTCGACGGCGCGCGGCACTCGGCGGCCGAGGGTTTCCGGCCTGCGTTGACACTTTGGGCCGAAGTGTTGTCGCGGCCGGAGGCAGGCCTCGCGATCGCTGGCTTCGGCATGCGCGATGCTTCCTTCGATCAGGGATTGCCGGTGCCGCTGCGCGTCTTCCGCGACAGCGTCGCGCAGCAGGGGCTCGCCGAGACCTTGTCGGTCACCCGTCTCAATGACCAGCATGCGTTCCTGTCCGTTGCGCCCGATGGCACGCTTGCGGTCGGCGACATCATCGCCTTCGGCATCTCGCATCCCTGCACCTGCCTCGACCGCTGGCGCGTCATCCTCGGCCTCGACGCCGACGGCGTCGTGACGCGCGCCCTCCCCACTCAGTTCGGCTGA
- a CDS encoding amino acid ABC transporter permease yields the protein MNFLPLWRYQNQLIDGAIVTLELTVIAALAGLLIGVAGAVALNGRITPLRWLVRGYIELFRNTPSLIQIFIVFFVLPNFGLKLPAFEAAAVALSLYFGAYSVEIIRAGLDSVPKNQIEAGQCLGLSGWQVFRHILLPPALRNAYPAVTSQFVLLLLGTSLASQVAADELFHVAGFIESRTYRSFEVYAVICVVYFTMAMSFKALFAIIGLAAFRWPRRR from the coding sequence ATGAATTTCCTGCCGCTGTGGCGCTATCAGAACCAGCTCATCGACGGGGCCATCGTCACGCTCGAGCTGACGGTGATCGCGGCGCTGGCCGGGCTCCTGATCGGCGTTGCCGGCGCGGTCGCGCTGAACGGCCGCATCACGCCGCTGCGCTGGCTGGTGCGCGGCTACATCGAGCTGTTCCGCAACACGCCGTCGCTGATCCAGATCTTCATCGTCTTCTTCGTGCTGCCGAACTTCGGCTTGAAGCTGCCGGCGTTCGAAGCCGCCGCCGTCGCGCTGTCGCTCTATTTCGGGGCCTACTCGGTCGAGATCATCCGTGCCGGCCTCGACTCCGTGCCGAAGAACCAGATCGAGGCCGGCCAGTGCCTTGGCCTGTCGGGCTGGCAGGTGTTTCGCCACATCCTGCTGCCGCCGGCGCTGCGCAACGCCTATCCGGCCGTGACCAGCCAGTTCGTCCTGCTGCTGCTCGGCACCTCGCTCGCCTCGCAGGTCGCCGCCGACGAGCTGTTCCATGTCGCGGGCTTCATCGAGAGCCGCACCTATCGCAGCTTCGAGGTCTATGCGGTGATCTGCGTCGTCTATTTCACGATGGCGATGTCGTTCAAGGCGCTGTTCGCCATCATCGGTCTGGCGGCCTTCCGCTGGCCGCGGCGGCGCTGA
- a CDS encoding RidA family protein, whose protein sequence is MIKRYVVGSRMSQAVAAGGMVHIAGQVADDRKAGIVSQTQQVLAKIDALLKEAGSDRSKLIAVNVFLPHITDFDTMNSVYDAWIDPANPPARACVEARLADPDLRVEMTAVALL, encoded by the coding sequence ATGATCAAACGTTACGTCGTCGGCTCGCGCATGAGCCAGGCCGTCGCCGCCGGCGGTATGGTGCACATCGCCGGCCAGGTCGCTGACGACCGCAAGGCCGGCATCGTGTCGCAGACCCAGCAGGTGCTCGCCAAGATCGACGCGCTGCTGAAGGAGGCCGGATCGGACCGCTCCAAGCTGATCGCGGTCAACGTCTTCCTGCCTCATATCACCGACTTCGACACCATGAACTCGGTTTACGATGCCTGGATCGATCCGGCCAACCCGCCGGCGCGCGCCTGCGTCGAAGCCCGCCTCGCCGATCCCGACCTGCGCGTCGAGATGACCGCGGTCGCCTTGCTTTAA
- a CDS encoding amino acid ABC transporter permease — MRSFTLIDFVSLFAALRWTVALVVLALAFGAPLALAFATGRISRFAGLRWTMAACIQIVQSVPLLGLLFFFYFGMPMFLGIQVPALVAVTVAYTLYTAAFLGEIWRGGLEAVKQAQWEAGSCLGLSAWQQFRHIIAAQALRLSLPPTVGFLVQLIKGTSLASILGFVELARAGQVVSAATFQPLLTYALVAAIYFALCLPLTLWSRSLEARLDGSR; from the coding sequence ATGCGATCCTTCACCCTCATCGATTTCGTCTCGCTGTTCGCGGCGCTGCGCTGGACCGTTGCGCTGGTCGTGCTCGCGCTCGCCTTCGGTGCGCCGCTGGCGCTGGCGTTCGCCACGGGCCGCATCAGCCGCTTCGCCGGCCTGCGCTGGACGATGGCGGCGTGCATCCAGATCGTCCAAAGCGTGCCGCTGCTCGGGCTGCTGTTCTTCTTCTATTTCGGCATGCCGATGTTCCTGGGCATCCAGGTGCCGGCCCTCGTTGCCGTCACCGTCGCCTACACGCTCTACACCGCCGCCTTCCTCGGCGAGATCTGGCGCGGCGGGCTGGAAGCCGTGAAGCAGGCGCAATGGGAGGCAGGCAGCTGTCTCGGCCTCTCCGCCTGGCAGCAATTCCGCCACATCATCGCGGCGCAGGCGCTGCGGCTGTCGCTGCCGCCGACCGTCGGCTTCCTGGTGCAGCTGATCAAGGGCACCTCGCTCGCCTCGATCCTCGGCTTCGTCGAGCTTGCCCGCGCAGGCCAAGTGGTGAGCGCGGCGACGTTCCAGCCGCTGCTCACCTACGCGCTGGTCGCCGCGATCTATTTCGCGCTGTGCCTGCCGCTCACGCTCTGGTCCCGCTCCCTGGAGGCCCGCCTCGATGGCTCTCGTTGA
- a CDS encoding succinylglutamate desuccinylase/aspartoacylase family protein has product MHTGLFHEIDFEKDQKWSGHLGIPFSIDRSPYYQLKIPIFRIKNGAGPKLLLMAGNHGDEYEGEIALTRLYRRLDAKDVKGEITILPFANWPAVMAARRRSPLDEGNLNRAFPGDAAGTPTFRLAHFLEHELFPRHEVVFDIHSGGTSMAHVPCALIERQGTPEMFGHALRLMEGLGMPFAFVAENGATAPTSMAAAARAGAIGLSGEFGGGGTVTPQTMALTARAIDRLLLALGLVQAPVLGPHAPVERATELLALQSHAQAVFATRRGWFEPAVMVGTRVAAGDVAGWYHDFERPELPEEALRFPADGIVISQRLHTDSQSGDCLVQVGRALLRDELPAR; this is encoded by the coding sequence ATGCATACCGGACTTTTCCACGAGATCGATTTCGAGAAAGACCAGAAATGGTCGGGCCATCTCGGCATTCCCTTCTCGATCGATCGCTCCCCCTACTACCAGCTCAAGATCCCGATCTTCCGGATCAAGAACGGCGCCGGGCCAAAACTGCTTTTGATGGCCGGCAATCACGGCGACGAATATGAGGGCGAGATCGCGCTGACACGGCTGTATCGCCGGCTCGATGCAAAGGACGTCAAAGGCGAGATCACCATCCTGCCCTTCGCCAATTGGCCGGCCGTGATGGCCGCGCGCCGCCGCTCGCCGCTCGACGAAGGCAACCTCAACCGCGCCTTCCCCGGCGATGCCGCGGGCACGCCGACGTTCCGGCTTGCGCACTTCCTCGAGCACGAGCTGTTTCCGCGGCACGAAGTCGTCTTCGACATCCATTCCGGCGGCACCTCGATGGCGCATGTGCCTTGCGCGCTGATCGAGCGGCAGGGCACGCCCGAGATGTTCGGCCACGCGCTGCGCCTGATGGAGGGGTTGGGGATGCCCTTCGCCTTCGTCGCGGAAAACGGCGCGACCGCTCCGACCTCGATGGCCGCGGCTGCACGCGCCGGCGCGATCGGGCTCTCCGGTGAATTCGGCGGCGGCGGCACCGTCACGCCGCAGACCATGGCGCTCACGGCACGCGCGATCGACCGGCTGTTGCTCGCGCTCGGCCTCGTCCAGGCGCCGGTGCTGGGGCCGCATGCGCCGGTCGAGCGCGCCACCGAATTGCTGGCGCTGCAAAGCCATGCGCAGGCGGTGTTCGCGACGCGGCGCGGCTGGTTCGAGCCCGCCGTCATGGTCGGCACGCGGGTTGCGGCCGGCGACGTCGCCGGCTGGTACCATGATTTCGAGCGCCCGGAGTTGCCGGAAGAGGCGTTGCGCTTCCCCGCCGACGGCATCGTGATCTCGCAGCGCCTGCACACCGACAGCCAGAGCGGCGACTGCCTGGTCCAGGTCGGCCGCGCGCTGTTGCGAGACGAGCTGCCGGCGCGCTGA
- a CDS encoding acriflavin resistance protein: protein MNTLSSLLTESGVLMSALAGIAAALAVALAMTVYFRLSYRSWRDVVRHGLATLAALALFAFAAYDMRHAALAYLGLNPSKPAVEFEIRMPRETLTAATDSQIELHTDRNQTLALVDGVRELGDGRSVLRGAVALNHRTADRMLVVNLPGKGTFEFRLRLPAEPHRSEQFGPWHLADRIASPATGSVAPQDAYTIRYRVL from the coding sequence ATGAACACCCTCTCCAGCCTTTTGACCGAATCCGGCGTCCTGATGTCGGCACTAGCGGGAATCGCGGCCGCGCTCGCGGTCGCGCTGGCGATGACAGTGTACTTCCGCCTGAGCTACCGGAGCTGGCGCGACGTCGTCAGGCATGGTCTCGCCACTCTGGCCGCCCTCGCCCTGTTCGCCTTCGCCGCCTACGACATGCGTCACGCCGCGCTGGCTTATCTCGGCCTCAACCCGTCCAAGCCGGCGGTCGAGTTCGAGATCCGGATGCCCAGGGAAACGCTGACGGCGGCGACCGACAGCCAGATCGAGCTGCACACTGACCGCAACCAGACGCTGGCGCTGGTCGACGGCGTGCGCGAGCTCGGTGATGGCCGCTCCGTGCTGCGCGGCGCGGTGGCGCTCAACCACCGCACCGCCGACCGCATGCTGGTCGTGAACCTGCCCGGCAAGGGCACGTTCGAATTCCGCCTCCGCCTGCCCGCCGAGCCGCATCGGTCCGAGCAGTTCGGGCCCTGGCACCTCGCCGACCGCATCGCCTCGCCGGCAACCGGCAGCGTCGCCCCGCAGGACGCCTACACGATCCGCTATCGCGTGCTTTAA
- a CDS encoding amino acid ABC transporter ATP-binding protein, which yields MALVEIRDVHKTFGKVEVLKGVSLDVEEGEIVTIIGRSGSGKSTLLRCINALESVDSGEIRVEGEKVHARMPDLKAFRQRVGIVFQAFNLFPHLKVERNITLAPLLTGRTDKAKARALAEDVLTRVGLADKIDAWPEQLSGGQQQRVAIARCLAMAPHLMLFDEVTSALDPELVGEVLKVMEAMAKQGMTMILVTHEMGFARNVANRIVFMHQGRVWEQGPPAKLFANPETPELASFIASAK from the coding sequence ATGGCTCTCGTTGAAATCCGCGACGTGCACAAGACATTCGGCAAGGTCGAGGTGCTCAAGGGCGTCTCGCTCGACGTCGAGGAAGGCGAGATCGTCACGATCATCGGCCGCTCCGGCTCGGGCAAGTCGACCCTGCTCCGCTGCATCAATGCACTGGAGAGCGTCGATTCCGGCGAGATCCGCGTCGAGGGTGAGAAGGTCCACGCCAGGATGCCTGACCTGAAGGCATTCCGTCAGCGCGTCGGCATCGTGTTCCAGGCTTTCAACTTGTTTCCGCATCTGAAAGTCGAGCGCAACATCACGCTCGCCCCGCTCCTCACCGGCCGCACCGACAAAGCGAAAGCGCGTGCACTGGCGGAAGATGTGCTGACCCGCGTCGGCCTCGCCGACAAGATCGACGCCTGGCCGGAGCAGCTCTCCGGCGGCCAGCAGCAGCGCGTCGCCATCGCGCGCTGCCTCGCGATGGCCCCTCACCTCATGCTGTTCGACGAGGTCACCTCCGCGCTCGACCCCGAGCTCGTCGGCGAAGTGTTGAAGGTGATGGAGGCGATGGCGAAGCAGGGCATGACGATGATCCTCGTCACCCATGAGATGGGCTTTGCCCGCAACGTCGCCAACCGCATCGTCTTCATGCATCAGGGGCGCGTCTGGGAACAGGGCCCACCGGCAAAACTGTTCGCCAATCCTGAAACCCCCGAGCTCGCTAGCTTCATCGCGTCCGCCAAATGA